A stretch of the Nothobranchius furzeri strain GRZ-AD chromosome 5, NfurGRZ-RIMD1, whole genome shotgun sequence genome encodes the following:
- the LOC129163479 gene encoding plasmolipin-like — MLVSLRTFLRCDTSTETQHHFDWVLRVAHGSRSNFSLSSLQLCGMLVGILVGGTDYFHLAALHLVMFASVLFWILTMCLFVVYLTGVHNRMTHAAALLTQKGHIAAALYLLTAVINALTINWAVRGRHSYNCWAASASLCFNCSAAALYLLTAVINALTVNWDVRGRHSYNCWAASASLCFNSSAAALYLLTAVINALTVNWAVRGRHSYNCWAASAVSTPPSARNHYETNA; from the exons aTGCTGGTATCACTCAGAACCTTCCTGAGGTGTGACACATCAACAGAGACCCAGCACCACTTTGACTGGGTTTTACGCGTGGCTCATGGCTCTAGGAGTAATTTCAGCCTCTCTTCTCTCCAGTTGTGTGGGATGCTGGTCGGGATCCTGGTTGGAGGCACGGACTATTTCCACCTCGCTGCCCTCCACTTGGTGATGTTTGCTTCCGTCCTGTTCTGGATTTTGACCATGTGCCTGTTTGTGGTTTATCTTACAGGGGTCCACAACAGGATGACG CATGCAGCTGCACTCCTGACACAAAAAGGTCACAT CGCCGCGGCCTTGTATCTGCTGACAGCCGTGATAAACGCTCTGACCATCAACTGGGCCGTTAGAGGGCGCCACAGCTACAACTGCTGGGCAGCATCAGCT TCTCTGTGTTTTAACTGCAGCGCCGCGGCCTTGTATCTGCTGACAGCCGTGATAAACGCTCTGACCGTCAACTGGGACGTTAGAGGGCGCCACAGCTACAACTGCTGGGCAGCATCAGCT TCTCTGTGTTTTAACAGCAGCGCCGCAGCCTTGTATCTGCTGACAGCCGTGATAAACGCTCTGACCGTCAACTGGGCCGTTAGAGGGCGCCACAGCTACAACTGCTGGGCAGCATCAGCTGTAAGCACACCTCCATCAGCCAGAAATCATTATGAAACAAATGCATGA